AAGGCGGCGAGCGTGGCCAGCACGGTGGTGGTCAGCAGCACGGCGAGCAGTGCCGCGGCCAACAGCAGCCGGTGCGCCCTGACACGCAGGAATACGAACCCCGTCACCCATCCCCCTGGAACCCTGAACCACCCTGCGTGCGCCGGACGCCGCCGAAAGTTCTCCGCAAGCCCATCGAGTCCCCCCGGACTTCCCTGGGATGCTTTCAGAGTGCAGGTGCCGCTGGAAACCGCTTACGGACCGACCTTGATGCGATCGTGACCGTTATTTGACGTTCCGTCTCCGGAATGTGTCCTGTCAGGGGTGGTGTTCGTGTTCTCGGCCGAGCCCGTCAGCCGCCGTGCGGACCCGGCGGGGAGCGGTGTCAGCCGGCGGTGTTCACCATGGAGGCCGCCGCGTAGGTGAGGTAGCGCCACAGTTCCGCCTCGTGCTCGGGGGCGAGCGCGAGGTCGTCCAGGGCGGCGCGCATGTGGCGGAGCCAGGCGTCGTGGGCCTCCTGGTCCACCGTGAACGGGGCGTGGCGCATGCGGAGGCGGGGGTGGCCGCGGTGGTCGCTGTAGGTGCGGGGGCCGCCCCAGTACTGCATCAGGAAGAGCGCGAGGCGCTCCTCCGCCGGACCGAGGTCCTCCTCGGGGTACATCGGGCGCAGCAGCGGGTCCTCCGCGACGCCCTCGTAGAAGCGGTGGACCAGGCGGCGGAAGGTCTCCTCGCCGCCGACCTGCTCGTAGAAGGTCTGCTCCTGCGTCGTTTCCCCGGGAATCTCGTTCACCGTTCCATCGTCTCAGATGGCCGGGCCGAGGACCGGAGGCCTAGGACCGCCCGTACTCGTACCCGTACGGGCGGTCGCCCGGAGGCCCCTGCGGCGGGAGAGTGGAGGCATGGGCGGAGAGCCGTGGGGTGAGTTCGCCGGGGCCGGCGCGCGGGAGCGGCGGGCGCTCGTGCGGCGGATCGAGGCGGACGGCGCGCTGTCCGACCCCGCCTGGCGGGCCGCCTTCGCCGAGGTCCCGCGCCATCTCTTCGTCCCGTACTTCTACGTCTCCGGGACCGGCGGCTACGAGCGGCTCTGGGCCGGCGACCCCGACCCCGTGCGGCGGGAGCGCTGGCTGCGCGGCACCTACGCGGACACCGCGATCGCCACCCGCGTACGCGACGGGGAGCTGGTCTCCTCCGCCAGCCAGCCCTCCCTGATGGCGCTCATGCTCCACGCCCTGGACGTGCGCGACGGCGACGACGTCCTGGAGATCGGCGCCGGGACCGGCTACCACGCGGCCCTGCTCTGCCACCGGCTCGGCGAGCAGCACGTCACCACCGTCGACCTCGACGAGGAGATCGCCGAGTCCGCCCGGACCCATCTCGCCGTCGCCGGGTACCGGCCCGCGGTGCTCGCCGCCGACGGGGCCCGGGGCTGTCCCGACCGTGCCCCCTACGACCGGATCGTCGCGACCTGCGCGGTGCCCGCCGTCCCGTACCCCTGGCTCGCCCAGTGCCGGCCCGGCGCGCTGGTCCTCACCCCGCTCTCCACCGGGCTGCTCCTGCTGCGGGTGCGCGACGGCACCCACGCGGAGGGGCGGTTCCTGGAGACCTCGGCGTACTTCGTGGCGCTGCGGGGCGTCGCCGCCCACGTCCCGGAGAGTCGCGTCCCGCGCCACGGTCCCGCCGGGGACGAACGCTTCCGCTTCCTGTGCGGTCTCGTCGCCGAGGTCCTGGACAGACGCGAAGCGCTCTCGCTCTGGCTGCGCGAGGGACGGCCGGAGCGGGAGCGCTTCGGGGTGACGGTCAGCGGCGACCGGCAGTGGGCCTGGCTGGACGAGCCCGGAGGGCCCTACGCCTGGCCCCTGCCGTCCGCCGGTTAGGGCCTGTCCGGCGGATCATGGCCTAGCCGCGGCGGATCGTGATCGTCGTCCAGGCGCCGACGTGCACCCGGTCGCCCTCCTGGAGCTGGACGGGGACGTAGGGCTGGATCGGCTCCTCGCCGCCGTTGATCGTGGTGCCGTTGGTGGAGTTCTGGTCCACCACAGCCCACGACCCGTCCGGCTGCTGCACGAGCACGGCGTGCTGGTGCGAGACGCCCGGGTCCTCCGGCGGCACCGACAGGTCGATGTCGGGGGACTCGCCGGTGGAGTGCCGGCGGCGGCCGATGGAGATCTGGTTGCCCTGGAGCGGCAGGTGCTTGTCCGGCGAGTACGCGGGCAGGTTGAGGCCCGTGGCCTCCGGGCCGCTGCGGTGCATCATCGCCATGAAGTACTCGCGGTCCGGGCCGATGACCGCGGT
The sequence above is a segment of the Streptomyces sp. NBC_01255 genome. Coding sequences within it:
- a CDS encoding globin, whose amino-acid sequence is MNEIPGETTQEQTFYEQVGGEETFRRLVHRFYEGVAEDPLLRPMYPEEDLGPAEERLALFLMQYWGGPRTYSDHRGHPRLRMRHAPFTVDQEAHDAWLRHMRAALDDLALAPEHEAELWRYLTYAAASMVNTAG
- a CDS encoding methyltransferase domain-containing protein, which codes for MGGEPWGEFAGAGARERRALVRRIEADGALSDPAWRAAFAEVPRHLFVPYFYVSGTGGYERLWAGDPDPVRRERWLRGTYADTAIATRVRDGELVSSASQPSLMALMLHALDVRDGDDVLEIGAGTGYHAALLCHRLGEQHVTTVDLDEEIAESARTHLAVAGYRPAVLAADGARGCPDRAPYDRIVATCAVPAVPYPWLAQCRPGALVLTPLSTGLLLLRVRDGTHAEGRFLETSAYFVALRGVAAHVPESRVPRHGPAGDERFRFLCGLVAEVLDRREALSLWLREGRPERERFGVTVSGDRQWAWLDEPGGPYAWPLPSAG